A genomic segment from Flavobacterium litorale encodes:
- a CDS encoding T9SS type A sorting domain-containing protein, whose product MMKKALLLVASLFTGIISFAQYTTVSVALEPSYTNQVYYKFADNSQTAVATNTWDLAFLRISSMDIGIRVNDSRGIQVFEASDNINDWGTIDVTQEDTWTPVYNSETVWATGAFDNGSATYGWGEYNPATHHVTGSIIFVLKYTDESYKKMIIEDYFGGYTIKYATWSGTEWSEDTTTTILNGSSNNAFNYFSLTTDDTVTVAPEDAEWDIVFGRYYGNIGEDDAPVMYLVTGALHNEATVTVAQIDETGATDENPTMPNDEAYSEDINTVGDDWKSFNMDTFSYDIDPETTFYVKHNDGTVYRMYFTSFGGSSTGNLSFKYKNVSATAGLKALNNNVSFSFYPNPTNDKKITLLYDLKNTVAEKNTVSVYTVAGAKVFETDVTNNTGFYTKQVNLSALPSGMYIVQMQSDNYTTSKKLVIR is encoded by the coding sequence ATGATGAAAAAAGCATTACTATTAGTAGCATCACTATTTACAGGTATAATAAGTTTTGCCCAGTACACTACGGTTAGTGTAGCGTTAGAACCTTCGTATACCAATCAGGTATATTACAAATTTGCCGACAACTCACAAACAGCAGTAGCTACCAATACGTGGGATTTAGCATTTTTGAGAATTAGCAGTATGGATATTGGTATCCGTGTAAACGACAGCAGAGGCATACAAGTTTTTGAGGCTTCGGACAATATTAATGATTGGGGCACTATTGACGTGACTCAGGAAGATACTTGGACGCCTGTATACAACTCCGAAACAGTATGGGCAACAGGAGCTTTTGATAATGGCTCGGCAACTTATGGTTGGGGCGAATATAACCCTGCTACGCACCACGTTACAGGAAGTATTATTTTTGTATTGAAGTATACCGATGAATCGTACAAAAAAATGATAATCGAAGATTATTTTGGTGGTTATACTATTAAATACGCTACTTGGTCGGGTACTGAGTGGAGTGAAGATACTACCACTACAATACTCAACGGATCCTCCAACAACGCATTCAACTACTTCTCATTAACTACTGATGATACAGTAACCGTAGCACCAGAAGATGCAGAATGGGATATTGTATTTGGCAGATATTATGGTAATATTGGTGAGGACGATGCACCAGTAATGTACCTTGTAACAGGTGCATTGCATAACGAAGCTACAGTAACTGTTGCACAAATAGATGAAACAGGTGCTACAGATGAAAACCCAACAATGCCTAATGATGAGGCTTACTCGGAAGATATTAATACAGTGGGTGACGATTGGAAATCGTTCAACATGGATACATTTAGTTATGATATTGATCCTGAAACAACATTTTATGTAAAACATAATGATGGCACTGTTTACAGAATGTACTTTACATCGTTTGGAGGTTCAAGTACAGGAAATTTAAGCTTTAAGTATAAGAATGTTTCTGCTACAGCAGGGCTAAAAGCACTTAACAACAATGTAAGTTTCAGTTTTTATCCTAACCCTACCAACGATAAAAAAATTACACTACTGTATGACCTAAAAAATACAGTAGCCGAAAAAAACACAGTAAGCGTTTACACAGTAGCAGGTGCTAAGGTTTTTGAAACCGACGTAACCAACAACACTGGCTTTTACACCAAACAAGTAAACCTATCAGCATTACCATCGGGCATGTACATTGTTCAAATGCAATCGGACAACTATACAACATCAAAAAAGTTAGTTATCCGTTAG
- a CDS encoding endonuclease/exonuclease/phosphatase family protein → MKKLSWFNKLVFFLNMVVTVLTFVAYVLPFLAPKVFPILSVFTLLLPLMLVLNFLFFIYWLLQFKKQMLLSGIVLLLGITFINKFYKFSQENVPQTQEDFTLMSYNVRMFNLYRWVPDINAKDSIKQFVGKQDPDILCFQEYAPSDDVYFNHYKYKYIFSRNDRYKTGQAIFSKFPIVDKGSIKFPKSSNNVIYADLKKGNDTIRVYSMHMQSIKIAPDIHEKIDEEKSKRIFKRLSEAFAKQQLQAELLVAHKQQCNYPTIICGDLNNSAFSYVYRSIKGDMNDAFEEVGSGFGKSYNFKYYPARIDYIFSDNNFQTKSFNTFNGFVNSDHFPIMARLAITTKEDK, encoded by the coding sequence ATGAAAAAACTTTCGTGGTTTAATAAACTTGTGTTCTTCCTTAATATGGTAGTAACTGTATTAACGTTTGTAGCCTATGTTTTACCCTTTTTAGCACCCAAAGTATTTCCCATATTATCGGTATTTACTCTGTTACTACCCCTAATGTTGGTGCTTAATTTTTTATTTTTTATTTACTGGTTATTGCAGTTTAAAAAGCAAATGCTCCTATCAGGTATTGTACTGCTTTTAGGTATTACATTTATAAATAAGTTTTACAAATTTTCTCAGGAAAATGTACCCCAAACACAAGAAGATTTTACCCTGATGAGTTACAATGTCCGAATGTTTAATTTGTACAGATGGGTGCCCGATATTAACGCAAAAGATAGCATAAAGCAATTTGTAGGTAAGCAAGATCCCGATATTTTGTGTTTCCAAGAATATGCTCCTTCAGACGATGTGTATTTCAATCATTACAAGTATAAGTACATTTTTTCGCGTAACGATCGTTATAAAACAGGGCAAGCAATATTTTCTAAATTCCCAATTGTAGACAAGGGTAGTATTAAATTTCCTAAATCCAGCAATAATGTTATATATGCTGATTTGAAGAAGGGGAACGATACAATTAGGGTGTATAGTATGCACATGCAATCGATAAAAATAGCTCCAGATATTCACGAAAAGATAGACGAAGAGAAGTCGAAACGTATTTTTAAACGCCTTAGCGAAGCTTTTGCTAAACAGCAATTACAAGCGGAACTATTAGTAGCTCATAAGCAACAATGTAATTATCCTACTATTATTTGTGGTGACCTTAATAATAGTGCATTCTCCTATGTGTACAGAAGCATTAAAGGCGATATGAATGATGCTTTTGAGGAAGTGGGTAGTGGTTTTGGTAAATCGTATAACTTTAAATATTATCCTGCACGGATTGACTATATTTTTTCTGATAACAACTTTCAGACAAAATCATTTAACACATTTAATGGTTTTGTCAACTCAGATCATTTCCCGATAATGGCACGCTTGGCTATTACTACTAAAGAAGATAAATAG
- a CDS encoding WbqC family protein, with protein MHILLHPTYFPSVSHFVAMVKANAITFEVEDNFQKQTNRNRMYIYSPNGIQLLNIPVKHSKGNHQKFKDTKIEQAFGWQKQHFKSLEAAYRTSPFFEYFEDDIRPLFEKKHTYMMDLNFEAMEIVTDCLGMDFSYDKTTEYFHEVDDITDYRYLVNGKKDASTFEPYIQVFNDKHGFINNLSILDLLFNEGRHALDYLKNQSL; from the coding sequence ATGCACATTCTATTACATCCTACCTATTTTCCATCCGTTAGCCATTTTGTGGCTATGGTAAAAGCCAATGCTATAACTTTTGAGGTTGAAGATAATTTCCAGAAACAAACCAACAGGAACAGGATGTATATTTACAGCCCTAACGGTATCCAGCTACTCAACATCCCTGTAAAGCACAGCAAAGGAAATCATCAAAAGTTTAAAGACACTAAAATAGAGCAAGCTTTTGGGTGGCAAAAGCAGCATTTTAAATCGCTTGAAGCAGCGTATAGAACGTCTCCGTTCTTCGAGTATTTTGAAGATGATATACGTCCGCTATTTGAGAAAAAACATACTTACATGATGGACCTCAACTTTGAGGCTATGGAAATTGTTACGGATTGTTTGGGAATGGATTTTTCGTATGATAAAACAACGGAATACTTTCATGAAGTAGATGATATAACCGATTATCGTTACTTGGTAAACGGCAAAAAAGACGCTTCAACTTTTGAGCCTTACATACAAGTATTTAATGACAAGCATGGTTTTATTAATAACCTTAGCATACTGGATTTACTTTTTAACGAAGGACGCCATGCTTTAGATTATCTAAAAAATCAGTCGCTTTAA
- the lepB gene encoding signal peptidase I, producing the protein MTLLEWFIFILAVQVVHFLGTWKLYQKAGRKPWEAAVPIYNGVVLMRIINRPRWWVLLLFVPIVNLIMFPVVWVETLRSFGKTSTKDTLLGIITLGLYIYYINYSGDADYRAERDLKASTKAGDTVSSLLFAVVVATIVHTYVMQPYTIPTSSLEKTLLVGDFLFVSKFHYGARTPMTTVALPMIHDSIPLTESKSYLKKPLLPYFRFPGFEEPEKNDIVVFNWPVDTIGFRNYKAGVVKKPIDKKSNYVKRCVGRPGDTLSIKNGLVYIDGKELILSDRAKPQYSYRVTTDGSNLNDAYLRKELDVTDPYQKVSDNMYIFKSLTEKNAETLRNNPGIVNVEKYEDKGTDATIFPYTKPNWNVDNMGPIYIPQEGKTVTLNSETLPFYKMIITDYEDNELKVNGDEIRVNGKVVDSYTFKQNYYWMMGDNRHNSEDSRFWGYVPEDHIVGKPVLIWMSLDANGKPRWNRFFTTVSGDGEPVSYLKYVLIALAAWFAFDFFRKKRKKAKTD; encoded by the coding sequence ATGACACTATTAGAATGGTTTATATTTATACTAGCAGTACAAGTAGTACACTTTTTAGGTACTTGGAAACTTTACCAAAAAGCGGGCAGAAAACCTTGGGAAGCTGCTGTACCAATTTATAATGGTGTTGTTTTAATGCGCATTATTAACCGCCCTCGTTGGTGGGTATTACTACTATTTGTACCTATTGTAAACCTAATTATGTTCCCTGTAGTATGGGTAGAAACACTAAGGAGTTTTGGCAAAACCTCCACTAAAGATACATTGCTAGGCATTATTACCTTAGGCTTATACATCTACTATATTAATTATAGTGGCGATGCCGATTATCGTGCAGAGCGCGATTTAAAAGCTAGCACCAAAGCAGGCGATACGGTAAGCTCATTACTATTTGCAGTAGTAGTCGCTACCATTGTACACACCTATGTAATGCAACCTTATACCATACCTACCTCATCGTTGGAGAAAACCTTATTGGTAGGCGACTTTTTATTTGTAAGCAAATTTCACTATGGTGCACGAACGCCAATGACTACCGTTGCACTCCCAATGATACACGATAGTATTCCGCTAACAGAATCAAAATCGTACCTAAAAAAACCACTACTACCCTATTTTAGATTTCCTGGTTTTGAGGAGCCCGAAAAAAATGATATTGTAGTATTTAACTGGCCTGTAGATACTATTGGGTTCAGAAACTACAAGGCGGGTGTTGTAAAAAAGCCTATCGACAAAAAATCGAACTATGTAAAACGATGCGTGGGCAGACCTGGTGATACGCTTAGCATTAAAAACGGACTCGTATATATTGATGGTAAAGAGCTTATTTTATCGGATAGAGCAAAACCACAATATTCGTATAGGGTTACTACCGACGGAAGTAATTTAAATGATGCATATCTTAGAAAAGAACTGGACGTAACAGATCCTTACCAAAAAGTAAGCGATAATATGTATATTTTTAAATCGCTTACCGAGAAAAATGCAGAAACATTACGAAACAATCCTGGTATAGTAAACGTTGAAAAATATGAAGATAAAGGTACCGATGCTACTATTTTCCCGTATACAAAACCCAATTGGAATGTAGATAATATGGGACCTATTTATATTCCGCAAGAAGGTAAAACAGTTACACTAAATAGCGAAACATTACCTTTTTACAAGATGATAATTACCGATTATGAGGATAACGAGCTTAAAGTGAATGGTGACGAAATACGAGTAAATGGTAAAGTAGTAGATAGTTATACTTTTAAACAAAACTATTATTGGATGATGGGAGATAACCGCCATAACTCTGAAGATAGCCGTTTTTGGGGGTACGTACCCGAAGACCACATTGTAGGTAAGCCTGTTTTAATATGGATGAGTTTGGATGCCAATGGAAAGCCACGTTGGAATAGGTTTTTCACAACTGTTAGTGGTGATGGCGAACCTGTATCATACCTTAAATATGTTCTTATTGCATTAGCGGCATGGTTTGCTTTTGATTTTTTCAGAAAAAAGAGAAAAAAGGCAAAAACTGATTAA
- a CDS encoding ParA family protein, whose product MGKIIAIANQKGGVGKTTTTVNLAASLGVLEKKVLLIDADPQANASSGLGIDVEAVAVGTYQLLEHSVSAQEAIIPCTAPNVTVIPAHIDLVAIEIELVDKENREYMLKQALESIRDNYDYILIDCAPSLGLLTLNALTAADSVIIPIQCEYFALEGLGKLLNTIKSVQKIHNPALDIEGLLLTMYDSRLRLSNQVVEEVQKHFNNMVFKTLIQRNVKLSEAPSYGESIINYDATSKGASNYLHLAEEIIKKNSTVGL is encoded by the coding sequence ATGGGTAAAATCATCGCTATAGCTAACCAAAAAGGAGGCGTAGGCAAAACAACAACTACGGTAAACTTAGCGGCATCGTTGGGTGTACTGGAAAAAAAAGTACTCTTAATTGATGCTGACCCTCAGGCTAATGCAAGCTCTGGTCTTGGTATTGATGTAGAAGCCGTAGCCGTTGGTACCTACCAATTGTTAGAGCATAGCGTATCTGCCCAAGAAGCTATTATACCCTGTACAGCACCCAACGTTACTGTAATACCCGCACATATTGATCTTGTAGCTATAGAAATAGAGCTTGTAGATAAAGAAAATAGGGAATATATGCTAAAGCAGGCATTGGAGAGCATAAGAGATAATTACGATTATATACTTATTGACTGTGCCCCATCGTTAGGATTACTAACCCTTAATGCACTTACAGCAGCCGATTCGGTTATTATACCCATACAATGCGAATATTTTGCGCTAGAGGGTTTAGGCAAGTTATTAAACACGATAAAAAGTGTACAAAAAATACATAATCCTGCGTTGGATATAGAGGGATTATTACTCACTATGTACGACTCCAGATTACGCCTTAGCAATCAGGTAGTAGAAGAGGTGCAAAAACACTTCAACAATATGGTGTTTAAAACCCTAATACAACGTAATGTAAAACTAAGCGAAGCACCCAGTTACGGCGAAAGCATTATAAATTACGATGCTACCAGTAAAGGAGCAAGCAATTACCTGCATTTAGCAGAAGAGATTATAAAGAAAAATAGTACTGTAGGTTTATGA
- a CDS encoding cupin domain-containing protein codes for MNRKEAIIKALDLKPHPEGGYFKETYRSKGEITTDSLNPEYSGKRNYSTCIYFMLTSDTFSAFHKIKQDEIWHFYDGATIHLHIISATGEYSEHIIGRNFANGEVPQLIVPGNSWFAARVVNENAYSLVGCTVAPGFDFDDFVMPTRAILIAQFPQHEAIITELTHS; via the coding sequence ATGAATCGGAAAGAAGCAATTATCAAAGCATTAGATTTGAAACCGCATCCTGAAGGAGGCTATTTTAAAGAAACGTACAGGAGTAAAGGAGAAATTACTACCGATAGCCTAAACCCTGAATACAGCGGAAAAAGAAATTACTCCACGTGTATTTATTTTATGTTAACCTCAGATACTTTTTCTGCATTTCATAAAATAAAACAAGACGAAATCTGGCATTTTTATGATGGTGCTACAATTCACTTGCATATCATTTCAGCAACAGGCGAATATTCCGAGCATATTATCGGTCGTAATTTTGCCAATGGCGAAGTACCACAGTTAATTGTTCCTGGTAATAGTTGGTTTGCCGCAAGGGTTGTAAATGAAAATGCTTATTCTTTAGTGGGATGTACTGTAGCCCCCGGATTTGACTTTGATGATTTTGTAATGCCTACTAGGGCAATACTAATAGCACAGTTTCCACAACACGAGGCAATCATTACAGAGTTAACGCATAGCTAA
- a CDS encoding ParB/RepB/Spo0J family partition protein, with protein sequence MTKAIKKQALGRGLSALLKDPENDIKSAEDKNADKVVGSIVALDIDTIEINPFQPRTNFNEESLNELSTSIKELGVIQPITVRKLDYNKYQLISGERRLRASKIAGLTNIPSYIRLANDNESLVMALVENIQRHDLDPIEIALSYQRLIDEIQLTQEQMSERVGKKRSTIANYLRLLKLDPIIQTGIRDGFITMGHGRALITIENHDVQADIYQKIVSENLSVRETEVLVKNYQESLKPTKSKTAAKPNAFNVEDKQQKAIINFFGAKVDVKVDAKGKGKITIPFHSEEDFNRIIKLIQS encoded by the coding sequence ATGACAAAAGCAATAAAAAAGCAAGCACTTGGCAGAGGATTATCGGCATTATTAAAAGATCCTGAAAACGATATTAAATCGGCAGAGGATAAAAATGCAGATAAAGTGGTAGGCAGTATTGTTGCGCTTGATATTGATACTATAGAGATAAACCCTTTCCAGCCCAGAACAAATTTTAACGAAGAATCGTTAAATGAATTGAGCACCTCCATTAAAGAGCTGGGGGTGATACAACCCATAACGGTACGAAAACTCGATTATAACAAATACCAACTCATATCGGGAGAGCGTCGTTTGCGTGCCTCCAAAATAGCAGGACTTACCAATATCCCGTCATATATTAGGTTAGCCAACGATAACGAATCGTTGGTTATGGCATTGGTTGAGAACATTCAACGTCATGACCTCGACCCTATCGAAATTGCGCTTTCCTATCAAAGATTAATTGATGAGATACAACTTACGCAAGAACAAATGAGCGAGCGTGTAGGTAAAAAACGCTCTACAATTGCAAACTACCTGCGCCTTTTAAAGCTAGACCCTATTATACAAACGGGCATACGCGATGGTTTTATTACCATGGGGCATGGTCGTGCTTTAATTACCATAGAAAACCACGATGTGCAGGCTGATATTTATCAGAAAATAGTAAGCGAAAACCTATCGGTACGCGAAACAGAAGTATTGGTAAAAAATTATCAGGAAAGCCTAAAACCTACAAAATCAAAAACGGCAGCAAAGCCAAATGCCTTTAATGTAGAGGATAAACAGCAAAAAGCCATTATAAACTTTTTTGGTGCTAAAGTCGATGTAAAAGTTGATGCCAAAGGAAAAGGTAAAATAACAATCCCTTTTCACTCAGAAGAGGATTTCAACAGAATTATAAAACTCATACAATCTTAG
- a CDS encoding rhomboid family intramembrane serine protease produces MGLIDDLKLQYRIGGITQRLIFWNIGLFVIPLILLSILAPFRVELPFMDWNNPLADDWFSISSQPQDLLWKPWSLITYAFLHSGFFHILFNMLVLHFSARIFLTFFTQKQLFGLYILAAIFSALLFILSYNTIPLLTSLNSSKMVGASGSIMGILVATAVYAPYYQVRLMLIGTVKLWHIALVFIILDLINVSVSNQGGHIAHLAGALFGYIFIKALQNGTDLSKIVSSVIEFFENLFKPKTKSPFKKVHRNKTQPNKYKSAAKKPKDVTQQQIDDILDKISKSGYDSLTKEEKEFLFKVGK; encoded by the coding sequence ATGGGACTTATAGACGATTTAAAGTTGCAATATAGAATAGGGGGAATAACGCAAAGACTTATTTTTTGGAACATAGGGCTGTTTGTTATTCCGCTAATACTACTTAGCATACTAGCACCATTCAGGGTAGAACTGCCCTTTATGGACTGGAACAATCCTCTTGCAGATGATTGGTTTAGTATCTCCTCCCAACCTCAAGATTTATTATGGAAACCTTGGTCGTTAATTACCTACGCATTTCTGCATTCAGGTTTTTTTCACATACTTTTTAATATGTTAGTGCTTCATTTTTCAGCACGCATATTCCTCACTTTTTTTACGCAAAAACAGCTTTTTGGCCTATACATATTAGCAGCAATATTTTCGGCGTTACTGTTTATTCTTAGTTACAATACTATACCGCTGCTTACTAGTTTGAACTCTTCTAAAATGGTAGGAGCTTCTGGCTCTATTATGGGGATATTGGTAGCTACTGCTGTGTATGCACCCTATTATCAGGTACGGCTTATGCTTATTGGTACAGTAAAACTCTGGCACATTGCATTAGTGTTTATTATATTAGATCTTATTAATGTCTCTGTTAGTAATCAAGGAGGTCATATAGCACACCTTGCAGGAGCATTATTTGGTTACATTTTTATAAAAGCACTACAAAACGGTACCGATTTAAGTAAAATAGTTTCTAGTGTTATCGAGTTTTTCGAGAACCTATTTAAACCCAAAACCAAATCACCCTTTAAAAAAGTACATCGTAACAAAACGCAACCCAATAAGTATAAAAGCGCAGCTAAAAAGCCTAAAGATGTTACACAACAACAAATAGACGATATACTCGATAAGATAAGTAAATCGGGTTACGATAGCCTGACTAAAGAGGAGAAAGAGTTTTTGTTTAAAGTTGGTAAATAA
- a CDS encoding DUF5683 domain-containing protein produces the protein MIKKLFISLLFLLFSATPLLAQDDELETDIIVKDSVVATSYNISPLAPAKAAFYSAILPGLGQAYTKKYWKIPIVYGSMGLSFYYYNFNNRQYKLYRNAYRDRLAGREVTGELAGLTEDRLISGQRFHQRNRDLSLLITVGLYVLNIVEANVNAHLGQFNVNEDLSLYPNIQQNQIDYNYNVGLTLSYQF, from the coding sequence GTGATAAAAAAACTTTTCATATCCCTATTGTTTTTACTATTCTCGGCTACACCACTACTGGCACAAGACGATGAATTGGAAACGGATATTATAGTTAAAGATTCTGTTGTGGCAACATCATACAACATAAGCCCGCTTGCGCCTGCAAAAGCAGCATTTTACTCTGCAATACTACCTGGTTTGGGGCAAGCCTACACCAAAAAGTATTGGAAAATACCCATTGTATATGGTAGTATGGGACTAAGTTTTTATTACTACAATTTTAACAACAGGCAATACAAACTGTATAGGAATGCCTACCGAGACAGACTAGCAGGGCGCGAAGTTACAGGCGAATTGGCAGGACTTACAGAGGATAGGCTTATTAGTGGGCAACGCTTTCACCAACGTAACCGCGACCTTTCGTTACTCATAACCGTAGGGCTTTATGTACTTAATATTGTAGAAGCAAACGTAAATGCACACTTAGGGCAATTTAATGTAAACGAGGACTTATCGTTATACCCCAACATCCAACAAAACCAAATAGACTATAACTATAACGTAGGGCTTACGCTTAGCTACCAATTTTAA
- the dapB gene encoding 4-hydroxy-tetrahydrodipicolinate reductase yields the protein MKIALLGYGKMGNVIARIAAERGHEIVLRKKAEDNFDGLQDADVAIEFSVPTAAVTNITECLNNNIPVVSGTTGWLAHYDEVTQLCETKKGAFIYASNFSLGVNIFFELNVQLAKMMSKLERYNVSMEEIHHTQKLDAPSGTAITLANDIIANTNYINWAIENPKETDIFIDAKREENVPGTHTVNYVSDVDSIEIKHTAHSREGFALGAVVAAEWLTGKTGVYSMKDVLGI from the coding sequence ATGAAAATTGCACTTTTAGGTTACGGCAAAATGGGCAATGTTATAGCCCGCATCGCGGCAGAAAGAGGTCATGAAATAGTACTTCGAAAAAAGGCGGAAGATAATTTCGACGGTCTACAAGATGCCGATGTTGCTATAGAGTTTAGCGTTCCTACAGCCGCAGTAACTAATATTACCGAGTGCTTAAACAATAACATACCCGTAGTAAGTGGTACCACAGGGTGGTTAGCTCATTATGATGAGGTAACACAACTTTGCGAAACTAAAAAAGGAGCTTTTATATACGCCTCTAACTTTAGCTTAGGGGTAAATATCTTTTTTGAGCTGAACGTACAACTCGCAAAAATGATGTCGAAACTAGAACGATACAATGTTTCGATGGAAGAAATTCACCATACCCAAAAACTGGACGCCCCAAGCGGTACAGCTATAACATTAGCTAACGATATTATTGCTAATACCAATTATATCAACTGGGCTATTGAAAATCCAAAAGAAACTGATATTTTTATTGATGCCAAACGCGAAGAAAATGTACCTGGTACACACACGGTAAATTATGTCTCTGATGTTGATAGTATCGAGATTAAGCATACTGCACATAGCCGTGAAGGCTTTGCTTTGGGTGCCGTTGTTGCTGCCGAGTGGCTAACGGGTAAAACGGGGGTATATAGCATGAAAGATGTTTTAGGAATATAG
- a CDS encoding GyrI-like domain-containing protein, which yields MKKNKMEKHHLDTIYLTGIALPNKTTNANGQAMQDCGQLWQEFEKGGWFAKIPNRIDNKVYAVYHNYDGDHTQPYAYFIGCSVAPESVVPEGMQSVVIPAGNFVKFTAKGKMPDCIGSEWQKIWKSDVVRAYKADFEVYDERSHDWENAEVAIFIGV from the coding sequence TTGAAGAAGAATAAGATGGAAAAACACCATTTAGATACTATTTACCTTACAGGTATAGCACTCCCTAATAAAACAACCAATGCCAATGGGCAGGCAATGCAAGATTGCGGACAACTTTGGCAGGAGTTTGAAAAAGGCGGCTGGTTTGCTAAAATTCCTAATCGTATTGATAATAAAGTATACGCTGTATATCATAATTATGATGGCGACCATACACAGCCATACGCCTATTTTATAGGTTGTAGCGTAGCTCCAGAATCGGTTGTACCAGAAGGTATGCAAAGCGTAGTTATTCCCGCTGGTAATTTTGTAAAATTTACTGCAAAGGGTAAAATGCCTGACTGTATTGGTTCCGAATGGCAAAAAATCTGGAAATCGGATGTGGTTCGTGCTTATAAAGCAGACTTTGAGGTGTACGATGAGCGCAGCCACGACTGGGAAAATGCAGAAGTAGCTATTTTTATTGGCGTATAA
- a CDS encoding SDR family oxidoreductase, translated as MNYTSKMLRDDALQDKIIVITGGGSGLGKSMTKYFMELGAKVAITSRNLEKLQTTAKELEAETNGKCLAVQCDVRHYNEVEAMLQTVLDAYGRVDVLLNNAAGNFISPTERLSANAFDTIIDIVLKGSKNCTLAFGKHWIDTKQENTSILNIVTTYAWTGSAYVVPSATAKAGVLAMTRSLAVEWAKYGIRSNAIAPGPFPTKGAWDRLLPGDLKEKFDLAKKVPLKRVGDHQELANLAAYLVSDFSAYINGEVITIDGGEWLKGAGQFNLLEAVPEEMWDMLEAMIKAKKNK; from the coding sequence ATGAACTATACAAGCAAAATGTTGCGTGATGATGCGCTACAAGATAAAATAATAGTAATAACTGGCGGTGGTAGCGGATTGGGAAAATCTATGACCAAGTACTTTATGGAATTGGGCGCAAAGGTTGCCATAACATCGCGTAACCTAGAAAAGCTACAAACCACAGCCAAAGAGTTAGAAGCAGAAACAAATGGAAAATGCCTTGCAGTACAATGTGATGTACGCCATTACAACGAAGTGGAAGCAATGTTACAAACGGTATTGGATGCTTATGGGCGTGTAGATGTTTTACTAAATAATGCTGCGGGTAATTTTATATCGCCTACCGAGCGGTTATCTGCCAATGCTTTTGATACTATTATTGATATTGTACTTAAAGGCTCTAAAAACTGTACGCTGGCGTTTGGTAAACATTGGATAGATACAAAACAGGAAAATACAAGCATATTAAACATTGTTACCACCTATGCATGGACGGGCTCGGCATACGTAGTACCTAGTGCTACAGCAAAAGCTGGTGTGTTAGCCATGACGCGTAGCCTTGCTGTGGAGTGGGCTAAGTATGGCATCCGCTCCAATGCTATTGCTCCTGGACCGTTCCCTACTAAAGGGGCGTGGGACAGGTTATTGCCTGGCGATTTAAAGGAAAAATTTGATCTTGCTAAAAAAGTACCACTAAAACGTGTAGGCGACCACCAAGAGTTAGCCAATCTCGCAGCCTATTTAGTTTCTGATTTTTCGGCATACATAAACGGTGAAGTAATTACGATAGATGGTGGCGAATGGCTAAAAGGCGCAGGGCAATTTAACTTGCTAGAAGCTGTACCCGAAGAAATGTGGGATATGCTTGAAGCTATGATTAAAGCAAAGAAAAACAAGTAG